A genomic stretch from Pectinophora gossypiella chromosome 13, ilPecGoss1.1, whole genome shotgun sequence includes:
- the LOC126372158 gene encoding rRNA N6-adenosine-methyltransferase ZCCHC4 has translation MAKKRKLEVENNAQKSCPVEVIAEDVTTHPLCLHGPTLLFSSEKGRYFACSLCRNKKDCPVHIYEEDWKKEGVRKRNEKYYKLIPNIDKATAWKNFNEVKSRHYTDRAYCNTCKELYVYSQSRKHLKDHRVITPLTDEQLAKPSSWLPTLEDDAKEAQYMFTKKSVSTVLGILRNNNIKNIICVGTPSIHEAAQAHPEFNSILLDYDTRHHQFNPPNKFLWYNMFNDYLFNGNNDEKVLKKFFKSSKEGGICVVMDPPFGGRVEPLIQTLRDLSSIYRKTFDKPENEIIPVIWAFPYFSEPYIKNLMPEIKMHDYQVEYENHKKFQNGKKGRKNGSPVRFFTNLPLATIDLSNDSNYKLCEKCKFWVSSSNNHCNKCKECTSKNGMTYKHCNACKRCVKPTFFHCPDCKRCVQEKGHVCGVTVESQSCYNCMEKGHKKSECPQLKNEGAAKKKKRKNA, from the exons ATGGCGAAAAAGCGTAAACTTGAAGTAGAGAATAATGCACAGAAATCCTGTCCAGTGGAGGTAATTGCAGAGGACGTGACTACTCATCCACTTTGCTTGCATGGACCTACACTCTTATTTTCGAGTGAAAAGGGCCGGTATTTCGCCTGTTCTTTGTGTAGAAACAAGAAGGATTGCCCTGTACATATTTATGAAGAAGACTGGAAGAAGGAAGGCGTCaggaaaagaaatgaaaagTACTATAAACTGATTCCTAATATTGATAAGGCAACAGCATGGAAAAACTTTAATGAG GTGAAATCCCGTCACTACACAGACAGAGCATACTGCAACACATGCAAAGAGCTGTATGTATATTCTCAAAGCAGAAAACATCTTAAAGACCACAGAGTTATAACTCCTCTGACTGACGAACAACTCGCAAAACCATCATCGTGGCTGCCCACCCTGGAAGATGATGCTAAGGAGGCTCAGTACATGTTTACTAAGAAATCGGTCAGCACAGTGTTAGGGATATTGAGGAACAATAACATCAA AAATATAATTTGTGTCGGGACTCCATCCATCCACGAAGCAGCACAGGCTCATCCAGAGTTCAACTCCATCCTGCTGGACTATGACACTCGTCACCACCAGTTCAATCCTCCAAATAAATTCCTCTGGTACAACATGTTCAACGACTATCTTTTTAACGGTAACAATGATGAGAAGGTACTGAAGAAGTTCTTCAAGAGCTCAAA agaAGGAGGCATCTGTGTGGTAATGGACCCTCCGTTCGGTGGTCGCGTCGAACCTCTGATACAGACTCTCAGGGATCTCTCCAGTATATACAGGAAGACTTTCGACAAACCGGAGAATGAGATCATTCCTGTCATCTGGGCCTTCCCTTACTTTTCTGAGCCTTACATTAAAAACTTGATGCCGGAAATCAAGATGCATGATTATCag GTTGAATATGAAAACCACAAGAAATTCCAAAACGGCAAAAAGGGACGCAAGAACGGCTCGCCAGTGCGATTTTTCACCAACCTACCACTAGCCACTATTGACCTATCAAATGACAGCAACTACAAACTGTGCGAGAAATGCAAGTTCTGGGTATCATCGAGTAACAACCATTGCAATAAATGCAAAGAGTGCACGAGCAAGAATGGAATGACATATAAACACTGTAACGCGTGCAAGAGATGTGTTAAGCCGACATTCTTCCACTGTCCAGATTGCAAACGCTGTGTGCAGGAGAAAGGACACGTTTGTGGTGTAACCGTGGAATCACAG TCCTGCTACAACTGCATGGAGAAAGGTCATAAGAAGTCGGAATGCCCGCAACTGAAGAACGAAGGAGCGGCCAAGAAGAAGAAACGAAAAAATGCATAG
- the LOC126372185 gene encoding protein lin-37 homolog isoform X2 gives MPRRRRLLTPRKKVNNVKDENDKDDNEVSTPRGRLKGALKDALDPAEDSETSLEQNSVRRSYNNERRQSSENEEEEYWRTKPSPVRQPYVLKLFDRSVDLSQFDEDSPLYPICRAWIANQPKMNYKKLGKRKCWAPETTQDSVVLPGPEGPPVSRIPELLPEQETRDKNNINLNYREAPPPSKESLLAQHCARWAGVRRAWLQQGAAVEARYEATQQLLNKINVNSL, from the exons ATGCCCAGAAGGAGGAGGTTGTTAACACCTAGGAAGAAAGTTAATAATGTAAAAGACGAGAATGACAAAG ATGACAATGAAGTGTCTACACCTCGCGGGCGACTTAAGGGTGCTCTAAAGGACGCACTCGACCCCGCCGAAGACTCGGAGACTTCTCTTGAACAAAATTCGGTAAGAAG AAGCTACAATAATGAAAGAAGACAGTCTTCAGAaaacgaagaagaagaatattggCGAACAAAGCCATCTCCGGTGCGACAGCCCTATGTACTCAAGCTGTTTGACCGAAGTGTAGACCTCTCACAGTTTGACGAAGATTCTCCACTTTACCCCATCTGCAGAGCTTGGATAGCCAACCAGCCCAAGATGAATTACAAGAAGTTAGG TAAGAGGAAGTGCTGGGCACCTGAGACGACACAAGACAGTGTGGTGCTGCCCGGACCTGAAGGTCCGCCGGTCAGCAGGATACCCGAACTGCTGCCTGAACAAGAGACTCGGGACAAGAACAATATTAATCTCAATTAC CGTGAAGCACCACCACCAAGCAAGGAATCCCTCCTGGCACAACACTGCGCGCGCTGGGCGGGCGTGCGGCGCGCCTGGCTGCAACAGGGAGCCGCCGTGGAGGCGCGCTACGAGGCCACGCAGCAGCTACTCAACAAGATCAATGTCAA tTCTCTGTGA
- the LOC126372185 gene encoding protein lin-37 homolog isoform X1, with product MPRRRRLLTPRKKVNNVKDENDKDDNEVSTPRGRLKGALKDALDPAEDSETSLEQNSVRRSYNNERRQSSENEEEEYWRTKPSPVRQPYVLKLFDRSVDLSQFDEDSPLYPICRAWIANQPKMNYKKLGMDSSKRKCWAPETTQDSVVLPGPEGPPVSRIPELLPEQETRDKNNINLNYREAPPPSKESLLAQHCARWAGVRRAWLQQGAAVEARYEATQQLLNKINVNSL from the exons ATGCCCAGAAGGAGGAGGTTGTTAACACCTAGGAAGAAAGTTAATAATGTAAAAGACGAGAATGACAAAG ATGACAATGAAGTGTCTACACCTCGCGGGCGACTTAAGGGTGCTCTAAAGGACGCACTCGACCCCGCCGAAGACTCGGAGACTTCTCTTGAACAAAATTCGGTAAGAAG AAGCTACAATAATGAAAGAAGACAGTCTTCAGAaaacgaagaagaagaatattggCGAACAAAGCCATCTCCGGTGCGACAGCCCTATGTACTCAAGCTGTTTGACCGAAGTGTAGACCTCTCACAGTTTGACGAAGATTCTCCACTTTACCCCATCTGCAGAGCTTGGATAGCCAACCAGCCCAAGATGAATTACAAGAAGTTAGG TATGGATTCCAGTAAGAGGAAGTGCTGGGCACCTGAGACGACACAAGACAGTGTGGTGCTGCCCGGACCTGAAGGTCCGCCGGTCAGCAGGATACCCGAACTGCTGCCTGAACAAGAGACTCGGGACAAGAACAATATTAATCTCAATTAC CGTGAAGCACCACCACCAAGCAAGGAATCCCTCCTGGCACAACACTGCGCGCGCTGGGCGGGCGTGCGGCGCGCCTGGCTGCAACAGGGAGCCGCCGTGGAGGCGCGCTACGAGGCCACGCAGCAGCTACTCAACAAGATCAATGTCAA tTCTCTGTGA
- the LOC126372189 gene encoding partner of Y14 and mago, which produces MMATTTYEHDADGCKFIPATQRPDGTWRKPRRIKDGYVPQEEVPLYESKGKQFAARQNTGLPVGLTPEIVAESQKGKKSQSGLVQPIPGLLVQVEKKKKKKKTAVEEAADKLGKCEITEPTFSSPSSSSLSSSSGTTDPAKRLKNFRKKLRDIEFLEEKIKNGTLKNPDKDQKEKMAKKNDIIKEIEILEKQVSE; this is translated from the exons ATGATGGCTACTACCACTTACGAACACGATGCCGACG GATGTAAATTCATACCGGCAACTCAGCGTCCGGATGGTACATGGCGTAAGCCACGACGGATTAAGGATGGATATGTCCCTCAAGAGGAGGTTCCTCTCTATGAGAGTAAAGGAAAACAGTTTGCCGCTCGTCAGAACACTGGGCTTCCAGTAGGTCTTACACCGGAGATCGTAGCTGAATCTCAAAAGGGCAAAAAGAGTCAGAGTGGCCTTGTACAGCCTATACCTGGTCTACTTGTCCAAgttgaaaagaagaagaagaaaaagaagacag cTGTTGAAGAAGCTGCTGATAAGCTTGGCAAATGTGAAATAACTGAACCCACTTTCAGCAGCCCATCATCCTCATCCCTGAGTAGCAGCTCTGGTACCACAGACCCTGCCAAACGGCTTAAAAACTTCCGGAAGAAGCTGCGTGATATAGAATTCCttgaagagaaaattaaaaacgGAACTCTCAAGAATCCTGACAAGGATCAAAAGGAGAAAATGGCCAAGAAAAATGACATAATCAAAGAAATAGAAATTTTAGAGAAACAAGTTAGCGAATAA